A single Drechmeria coniospora strain ARSEF 6962 chromosome 03, whole genome shotgun sequence DNA region contains:
- a CDS encoding Anaphase-promoting complex, subunit 10/DOC domain protein, producing the protein MLSTPRPPCPAPPSSPPFPIYEDDLDEREPARRYPLRELSVTPFGAVASFREPSFRPVPSADKENLAALREALEIREKVLARRDVDIDQVIRQLHFHQGRLEQSLQHAMPLDSDDSSSEPDLSVLGMARAAVVGLDHTMGAVAYDDEDEDVLSQEQYDDTSIDDEQAEDHDGSLPFDPAAVGLKEISNLGKFTVGSHKPGCGVNELRSDDLKQYWQSDGPQPHKLTVYFVKRVGIRDIRFYVDYNEDESYTPTKIVFKSGTSENNLIEFAAMNLDNPVGWQQVPIAGAGGEPDGNTLVSYVLQMQVLENHQNGKDTHLRGIKIYAFDADAAQGAGRGAPAMMDAMDTTGIDDQHVVASNSHDPLGDMARSLAAARIESGETTFTMPDFMREPEIR; encoded by the exons ATGCTCTCCACGCCTCGCCCCCCTTGCCCTGCTCCTCCGTCGAGTCCGCCCTTTCCCATCTACGAGGACGACCTGGACGAGCGGGAACCCGCACGGCGATACCCCTTGAGGGAGCTGTCCGTCACGCCtttcggtgccgtcgccagcTTCAGAGAGCCTTCCTTCAGGCCGGTGCCCTCGGCCGACAAGGAAAACCTCGCGGCGCTCCGGGAAGCGCTCGAGATTCGTGAGAAAGTTCTCGCCCGGCGCGACGTGGACATTGACCAAGTCATACGTCAGCTTCACTTTCACCAGGGTCGACTCGAGCAATCTCTTCAGCACGC CATGCCTCTCGACTCGGATGACTCGAGCTCGGAGCCCGACCTCAGCGTTCTCGGCATggcccgcgccgccgtcgtgggccTGGACCATACCatgggcgccgtcgcctacgacgacgaggacgaggacgtgcTGTCCCAGGAGCAGTACGACGACAcgagcatcgacgacgagcaggcggAGGACCACGACGGGTCCCTCCCCTTCGACCCAGCCGCCGTTGGCCTCAAGGAAATTTCCAACCTCGGCAAGTTCACCGTCGGCAGCCACAAGCCAGGCTGCGGCGTCAACGAGCTCCGGAGCGACGACTTGAAACAGTACTGGCA GTCCGACGGCCCGCAGCCGCACAAGCTCACCGTCTACTTCGTGAAGCGCGTCGGCATTCGCGACATCCGATTCTACGTCGACTacaacgaggacgagtccTATACGCCCACCAAGATTGTCTTCAAGTCCGGCACGAGCGAGAACAATCTCATCGAATTTGCCGCCATGAACCTCGACAACCCCGTCGGGTGGCAGCAGGTTCCCATTGCAGGCGCCGGAGGCGAACCGGACGGAAACACGCTTGTCTCCTACGTCCTTCAGATGCAGGTGCTCGAAAATCACCAAAACGGAAAGGACACGCACCTCCGCGGCATCAAAATCTACGCCTttgatgccgatgccgcccagGGGGCAGGCCGCGGGGCCCCTGCCATGATGGATGCCATGGACACGACCGGCATCGATGACCAGCACGTCGTTGCTTCGAATTCGCATGACCCGCTGGGTGACATGGCTCggtccctcgccgccgcgagaaTCGAGTCCGGCGAGACGACGTTCACCATGCCGGACTTTATGCGTGAACCCGAGATTCGCTGA
- a CDS encoding stomatin-like protein: MSDANAESSARKPHGSDENTHPSLGGFQPQSRMAVQPPKKEDLQRSYATVVGDEEPQPRGWYGSMIHALGGFIGTLGAIPCCVCCPNPYKNVNQGNVGLVTKFGRFYKAVDPGLVKVNPLSEKLLQIDVKVQIAEVPEQFCMTKDNVTLRLTSVIYYHIVAPHKAAFGITNVRQALMERTQTTLRHVVGARVLQDVIERREEIAQSIGEIIEDVAAGWGVQVESMLIKDIVFSQELQESLSMAAQSKRIGESKIIAAKAEVESAKLMRQAADILSSAPAMQIRYLEAMQAMAKSANSKVIFLPGSNQGLNNALNAAVDPGRSADGKGAGAAAEVPHYDFGTAQDTSFQQAVNARIIENI; encoded by the exons ATGTccgacgccaacgccgagagctcggcgaggaagccgcaCGGCTCCGACGAGAACACTCACCCTTCGCTCGGAGGCTTCCAGCCCCAGTCGAGGATGGCTGTCCAGCCTCCCAAGAAGGAGGACCTCCAGCGCAGCTACGCCACCGTCGTTGGTGACGAGGAACCCCAGCCGAGGGGTTGGTACGGCAGCATGA TccacgccctcggcggcttcaTCGGAACCCTCGGCGCCATCCCCTGCTGCGTTTGCTGCCCCAACCCGTACAAGAACGTCAACCAGGGCAACGTCGGTCTCGTCACCAAGTTTGGCCGCTTCTACAAGGCCGTCGACCCCGGCCTCGTCAAGGTCAACCCCCTCAGCGAGAAGCTCCTCCAGATCGACGTCAAGGTCCAGATCGCCGAGGTGCCCGAGCAGTTCTGCATGACCAAGGACAACGTCACCCTTCGCCTCACCTCGGTCATCTACTACCACATCGTCGCCCCCCACAAGGCCGCCTTTGGCATCACCAACGTCCGCCAGGCTCTCATGGAACGCACCCAGACCACCCTGCgtcacgtcgtcggcgcccgcgTTCTCCAGGACGTCATCGAGCGTCGCGAGGAGATTGCCCAATCCATCGGCGAGATCATCgaggacgtcgccgccggctggggCGTCCAGGTCGAGAGCATGCTCATCAAGGACATCGTCTTCAGCCAGGAGCTGCAGGAGTCGCTCTCCATGGCCGCCCAGAGCAAGCGTATCGGCGAGAGCAAGATCATCGCCGCCAAAGCCGAG GTCGAATCCGCCAAGCTCATGCGACAGGCGGCCGACATCCTCAGCTCCGCCCCCGCCATGCAGATCCGCTacctcgaggccatgcaggccatggccaagtCGGCCAACAGCAAGGTCATTTTCCTGCCCGGCTCCAACCAGGGTCTCAACAATGCGCTCAACGCCGCTGTCGACCCTGGTCGCTCTGCCGACGGAAagggcgccggtgccgccgccgaggttcCGCACTATGACTTTGGCACGGCCCAGGATACGAGCTTCCAGCAGGCCGTGAATGCTCGCATCATTGAGAACATCTGA
- a CDS encoding glycosyltransferase family 31 protein translates to MLAPRIFSKRRAFLFLLLVGLLAGLVVVSSGLGEFCDEDGYCEIPGIRFGARRGPGDAAKKPPRRAGGRKTGPRRDCVDFPDTSDVLLVMKTGASESFGRVSNQILTNLKCLPDFLIFSDMAQDFAGYAIHDSLDAVLDEVRRNNSDFDLYNRQQRCAVDVGSCNKNHDVSQEAWNLDKYKNIHMAEKAFALRPDHEWYLFVDADTYVVWPTMMRWLRALNPDEAHYIGSVAYIGEVPFAHGGSGYLVSKAAMQKMFRGKTGVGNSWDERVAQECCGDYMFAIALKNETGVEVKNAWPTVNGEKPHTLPYAEDQWCQPIVTMHHVSAQEVSELWALEKERNFSAPLRIKDLYHEFVEEQLVPTRDAWDNMSDDVFYLNRSASDYSEYELSMAKEGRLSKLEQHAHQSFEDCRRVCKSIRSCLQYRFWNGICSTSKALKHGVPTKVEKEKWWEYRSGWDMTRIQKWVKSHGKCRKPQYPTSW, encoded by the exons ATGCTCGCACCGAGGATCTTCTCGAAGCGCCGCGCCtttctcttcctcctcctcgtcggcctcctcgccggcctcgtcgtcgtctcgtccggTCTAGGCGAGTTttgcgacgaggacggctaCTGCGAAATACCCGGCATCCGCTTCGGCGCCCGTCGTGGgcccggcgacgccgccaagaagcctcctcgccgcgccggcggccgcaaGACGGGTCCCCGCCGGGACTGCGTCGACTTTCCCGACACGTCCGatgtcctcctcgtcatgaAGACGGGCGCGTCCGAGTCCTTTGGCAGGGTCTCGAACCAGATCCTGACCAACCTCAAGTGCCTGCCCGACTTCCTCATCTTCAGCGACATGGCCCAGGACTTTGCCGGCTACGCCATCCACGacagcctcgacgccgtcctggaCGAGGTGAGGAGGAACAACAGCGACTTCGACCTCTACAACCGTCAGCAGCggtgcgccgtcgacgtcggctccTGCAACAAGAACCACGACGTGAGCCAGGAGGCGTGGAACCtcgacaagtacaagaacatCCACATGGCCGAGAAGGCCTTTGCCTTGCGGCCCGACCACGAGTGGTAcctcttcgtcgacgccgacacctACGTCGTGTGGCCCACCATGATGAGGTGGCTGCGGGCGCTCAACCCGGACGAGGCCCACTACATCGGCAGCGTCGCCTACATCGGCGAGGTGCCCTTTGcccacggcggcagcggatATCTCGTGTCGAAGGCGGCCATGCAAAAGATGTTCCGAGGCAAAACCGGCGTCGGCAACAGCTGGGACGAGCGCGTGGCGCAGGAGTGCTGCGGCGACTACATGTTTGCCATTGCCCTCAAGAACGAGACGGGCGTGGAGGTCAAGAATGCG TGGCCGACCGTCAACGGCGAGAAGCCGCACACGTTGCCGTACGCCGAGGACCAGTGGTGCCAGCCGATCGTGACGATGCACCACGTCAGCGCCCAGGAAGTATCCGAGCTCTGGGCCTTGGAGAAGGAGCGCAACTTTTCGGCGCCGCTGCGGATCAAGGACCTGTACCACGAgttcgtcgaggagcagctcgtGCCGACGCGGGACGCCTGGGACAACATGAGCGACGACGTCTTCTACCTCAaccgctcggcctcggatTACAGCGAGTACGAGCTCTCCATGGCCAAGGAGGGAAGGCTATCCAAGCTCGAGCAGCATGCCCATCAAAGTTTCGAGGACTGCCGCCGCGTGTGCAAGAGCATCCGCAGCTGCCTCCAGTACCGGTTCTGGAACGGCATCTGCTCCACCAGCAAGGCCCTCAAGCACGGCGTCCCGACGAAGGTGGAAAAGGAGAAATGGTGGGAGTACCGGAGCGGGTGGGACATGACGCGCATCCAGAAATGGGTCAAGAGCCATGGAAAGTGCCGCAAGCCTCAGTATCCCACCTCATGGtga
- a CDS encoding Gim complex component GIM3-like protein, which yields MASMNLSRRMLSKEDEANSDEVEVRREDQDKINRFSRLHQRHLALTEELSLKSKEREELDDLSTELELADEDEKIQYKIGDAFFHVPLEQAQAMLEAATTEIDKHTENLESKMSSIHEEMTELKVDLYARFGKQINLEV from the exons ATGGCATCCATGAACTTGTCCCGTCGCATG CTGTCGAAAGAAGACGAAGCAAActccgacgaggtcgaggtccgTCGGGAGGATCAGGACAAGATCAATCGGTTCAGCCGGCTGCACCAGCGGCATCTCGCTCTAACCGAGGAGCTCAGCCTGAAGAGT aaggagagggaggagctGGATGATCTGTCGACAGAGCTTGAGCTTGCCGATGAGGATGAGAAGATACA ATACAAAATAGGTGACGCCTTCTTCCATGTCCCTTTGGAGCAGGCCCAAGCGATGCTCGAGGCCGCAACCACCGAAATCGACAAACACACAGAAAACCTGGAGAGCAAAATGAGTTCGATCCATGAGGAGATGACAGAGCTCAAGGTCGACTTGTATGCACGATTCGGGAAACAGATCAATTTGGAAGTTTGA
- a CDS encoding heat shock protein 70-like protein — protein sequence MGTAMASPRRPTPMVMLLGAIFFFSSHVLAVAAVLGVDLGTEYIKAALVKPGIPLEIVLTKDSRRKEASAVAFKPSDELPEKGKFPERFYGSDAMAVAARFPGEVYPNLRTLLGLPIDDAIVQEYAARHPALYLEAHGSRKTASFRSSLLPADADAWMIEELLAMELQSIQKNAEVAAGGQTSVRSVVLTVPPFYTAEEKRAIRMAAELAGLKVLSLISDGLAVGLHYATGRQFPNINEGAKPEFHLVFDMGAGSTTATVMRFQSRSAKDVGKFNKTVQEIQVLGSGWDRTLGGDSLNYLIMDDMVSKFVESDGARKISATVEGVKSHGRAMAKIAKEAERMRHVLSANQDTQAGFEGLYEDVDFKYKITRVDFEAMADGYADRVKTTIGDAMKMSGLDIDDLESIILHGGLTRTPFIQKVLEEVVRTADKLRSNVNADEAAVFGAGFRAAEISPSFRVKEIRISEGTMYPAGIKWTVGSGKTQRQRLWTASSVMGGPAKEMTFTNKADFAITFYQQVDGVDNDIKTMTTTNLTKTLAAVKAQHPTCVDDEAVFKVSVKTRSENGEVQVMQSYVECEIEVAEKDGFVDGVKNLFGFGKKGEPSKDAEESGKGDDSKKPQASNDDVESSTSTTSTASADSSAPSGTESKGAAASDEATPPKKKKKIISIPVGFVLSLAGNPSLSKSELAAAKNRIEAFAASDRARIQREEALNMLEGFAYKISDLVEGDDFITASTEAERAAMTVKASEFSEWIYGDGVGATTAELKAKLKVLQDLVHPVQKRIEEAEKRPEMIALLQSSMNDTNLLVSFLRKQLSDYESWKVSASAASASKSSSTASPSSEPASESVDDLDEEDGTAKSGEKAKDDAGTDKTGKKAKDDADKTGKKAKDDADKTGKKAKGDTDKTGKKAKVDNDKTEKKAKDDTDKTGKKAKVDNDKTEKKAKDDTDKTGKKAKDDDDAAAKTGKTAKSSGGAAKGGKKAKHDEATDQRPPTYTNEDVDKLEALQESTAKWLKAMEVKQASLPPTADPTLVSQDLEAKAKQLKEARANLARQSIKYEESKKRRARSRSQAGGKKKAKSAGAQVPLEPIDFNEPVEPLDPIMRKGKNGPLTTEELKEIVEEFEMKEKKEKLAKAKVKGSSGDKEQSGKAGEERPVKSAKPAESVEPVGPKSKGSKGLSKEELKKVADEFERKEKEEAAAKAKPSKMKADRESEGDGSEHDEL from the coding sequence ATGGGCACCGCCATGGCTTCACCACGACGGCCTACGCCGATGGTGATGCTTCTCGGcgccatcttcttcttctcgtcacacgtgctcgccgtcgccgcagtACTGGGTGTTGACCTGGGCACCGAATACATAAAAGCGGCGCTCGTGAAGCCGGGCATTCCTCTCGAAATTGTCTTGACCAAAGACTCGCGTCGTAAAGAGGCATCCGCTGTTGCGTTCAAGCCTTCCGACGAGCTCCCGGAGAAAGGGAAATTTCCCGAACGGTTTTACGGCAGcgatgccatggccgtcgccgcgcggTTTCCTGGCGAGGTGTACCCAAACTTGAGgaccctcctcggcctccccatcgacgacgccatcgtgCAAGAATACGCCGCCAGACACCCTGCCTTGTACCTCGAAGCCCACGGCAGCCGGAAAACGGCCTCCTTCAGAAGCAGCCtcttgccggccgacgcggacGCGTGGATGATCGAAGAGCTGCTGGCCATGGAGCTGCAAAGCATCCAGAAGAACGCCGAGGTTGCCGCTGGCGGACAGACTTCGGTACGCTCCGTCGTCCTGACCGTTCCGCCCTTCtacacggccgaggagaagcggGCCATCCGGATGGCAGCAGAACTGGCCGGCTTGAAAGTTCTCAGTCTCATCAGCGACGGTCTTGCCGTCGGTTTGCACTACGCCACCGGCCGTCAGTTTCCCAACATCAACGAGGGCGCCAAGCCCGAGTTCCACCTCGTCTTCGACATGGGTGCCGGCTCCACGACGGCCACCGTCATGCGCTTCCAGAGCCGCTCGGCCAAGGATGTCGGAAAATTCAACAAGACGGTGCAGGAGATCCAGGTgctcggcagcggctggGACCGGACTCTTGGTGGTGATTCTCTCAACTATCTCATCATGGATGACATGGTGTCCAAGTTTGTCGAATCCGACGGGGCGCGGAAAATCTCGGCCACCGTCGAAGGTGTCAAGTCTCACGGTCGAGCCATGGCGAAGATCGCCAAGGAAGCGGAGCGAATGCGACATGTGTTAAGCGCCAACCAGGATACGCAAGCAGGCTTCGAGGGCTTGTACGAGGATGTCGACTTCAAGTACAAGATCACTCGCGTCGACTTtgaggccatggccgacggtTACGCCGACCGAGTCAAGACCACCATCGGCGACGCCATGAAGATGTCTGGGCTCGACATAGACGACCTCGAGTCCATCATCCTTCACGGCGGCCTGACACGAACTCCTTTCATCCAGAAGGTGCTGGAGGAGGTCGTTCGCACAGCCGACAAGCTTCGCTCGAACGTCAACGCCGATGAGGCGGCTGTGTTCGGCGCCGGATTCCGGGCCGCCGAAATCAGCCCGAGCTTCCGTGTGAAGGAAATCAGAATTTCCGAAGGCACCATGTACCCGGCGGGCATCAAGTGGAcggtcggcagcggcaagaCGCAACGGCAGCGTCTCTGGACTGCGTCGTCGGTCATGGGAGGCCCGGCCAAGGAGATGACCTTCACCAACAAGGCCGACTTTGCCATCACCTTTTACCAGCAAGTGGACGGTGTTGACAACGACATcaagacgatgacgacgacgaatcTCACCAAGACGTTGGCTGCCGTGAAGGCGCAGCACCCGAcgtgcgtcgacgacgaggcggtaTTCAAGGTCTCTGTCAAGACGAGGTCGGAGAACGGAGAAGTGCAGGTTATGCAATCCTATGTCGAGTGCGAAATCGAAGTGGCCGAGAAGgacggcttcgtcgatggcgtcaaGAATCTTTTTGGTTTTGGAAAGAAAGGCGAGCCGTCGAAGGATGCCGAGGAATCGGGCAAGGGTGATGATTCGAAGAAGCCGCAGGCAtccaacgacgacgtcgagtcATCCACCTCGACTAcgtcaacggcgtcggccgatTCCTCGGCACCTTCGGGGACGGAGTCGAAAGGAGCAGCGGCCAGCGATGAAGCCACCCCcccgaagaagaagaagaaaatcATCTCCATCCCCGTCGGCTTTGTGCTCAGTCTGGCCGGCAATCCTTCCCTGTCCAAAAGCGAactggcggcggccaagaacaGGATCGAGGCGTTTGCGGCATCTGATAGAGCACGGATACAGCGCGAAGAAGCGCTCAACATGCTGGAAGGTTTCGCGTACAAGATCagcgacctcgtcgagggcgacgacttCATCACGGCATCCACGGAAGCGGAGCGAGCAGCCATGACGGTCAAGGCCAGCGAGTTTAGCGAGTGGATCTACGgggacggcgtcggtgccacgacggccgagttgaAGGCGAAGCTCAAGGTGCTGCAAGACCTCGTCCATCCCGTCCAGAAAAGGATagaggaggcggagaagcGACCTGAGATGATTGCCTTGCTCCAATCATCCATGAACGATACGAACCTCTTGGTCAGCTTCCTGCGGAAGCAGCTTTCGGACTACGAGAGCTGGAAggtgtcggcctcggcagccagcGCCTCCAAATCCAGTTCCACAGCCAGCCCTTCGTCGGAGCCGGCCTCGGAGAGTGTCGATGActtggacgaggaggacggcacCGCCAAGTCTGGCGAGAAGGCCAAGGATGATGCCGGTACCGACAAAACTGGAAAGAAAgccaaggacgacgccgacaagaCTGGGAAGAAAgccaaggacgacgccgacaagaCTGGGAAGAAAGCCAAGGGCGACACCGACAAAACTGGGAAGAAAGCCAAGGTCGACAACGACAAAACTGAGAAGAAAGCCAAGGATGACACCGACAAAACTGGGAAGAAAGCCAAGGTCGACAACGACAAAACTGAGAAGAAAGCCAAGGATGACACCGACAAAACTGGGAAGAAagccaaggacgacgacgacgccgccgccaagactggcaagacggccaagagCAGCGGTGGCGCCGCCAAGGGGGGCAAGAAGGCCAAGCATGACGAAGCGACGGACCAACGTCCGCCGACATATACGAATGAGGACGTTGACAAGCTCGAGGCTCTCCAAGAGTCGACTGCCAAGTGGTTGAAAGCCATGGAGGTCAAGCAAGCAAGCCTCCCTCCCACGGCCGACCCTACGCTCGTCTCGCAGGACCTCGAGGCAAAGGCCAAGCAGCTCAAGGAGGCAAGGGCGAATCTGGCTCGTCAGAGTATCAAGTACGAGGAAAGCAAGAAAAGGAGAGCCAGGAGTAGGAGCCAGGCTGGCGGCAAAAAGAAGGCCAAATCGGCGGGTGCACAGGTACCGCTGGAACCAATCGACTTCAACGAACCCGTCGAACCGCTCGATCCAATCATGAGGAAGGGCAAAAATGGTCCGTTGACGACAGAAGAGTTGAAGGAGATTGTCGAAGAGTTTGAGATGAAGGAGAAGAAAGAAAAATTGGCAAAGGCGAAGGTGAAGGGCTCCTCTGGCGACAAAGAGCAGTCGGGCAAGGCGGGTGAAGAAAGACCGGTCAAGTCGGCCAAGCCGGCCGAGTCGGTCGAACCCGTCGGGCCGAAATCCAAAGGAAGCAAGGGGTTATCGAAGGAGGAGTTGAAGAAAGTGGCGGACGAGTTTGAGCGCAAGGAGAAGGAAGAGGCAGCAGCGAAGGCCAAGCCATCGAAAATGAAGGCGGATCGGGAATCGGAAGGTGATGGGTCAGAACACGACGAACTTTGA